Proteins encoded in a region of the Ziziphus jujuba cultivar Dongzao chromosome 3, ASM3175591v1 genome:
- the LOC107422420 gene encoding actin-related protein 2/3 complex subunit 4 isoform X2 produces the protein MLYLVSVCSLQNFPCQEVERHNKPEVELKTSPELLLNPVVICRNEAEKCLIETSINSLRISLKVKQADELENILTKKFLRFLSMRAEAFQVLRRKPVQGYDISFLITNYHCEDMHKHKLIDFIVQFMEDIDKEISELKMSVNTRGRLVATEFLKQFV, from the exons ATGCTATACCTTGTGTCTGTATGCTCCTTGCAGAACTTTCCTTGTCAAGAAGTTGAAAGGCATAACAAGCCGGAGGTTGAGCTCAA GACCAGCCCAGAACTTCTACTAAATCCT GTTGTGATTTGTCGAAATGAGGCTGAAAAATGCTTAATAGAGACTTCCATTAATTCCCTGCGCATAAGCCTCAAG GTAAAGCAGGCAGATGAGCTTGAAAACATACTAACTAAAAAATTTCTTAGATTTTTATCGATGAGAGCAGAAGCATTTCAAGTATTGAGGAGAAAGCCTGTACAG GGTTATGACATTAGCTTTCTTATAACAAACTACCACTGCGAGGACATGCACAAACACAAGCTCATTGATTTTATAGTACAGTTCATGGAG GACATTGATAAAGAGATTAGTGAACTGAAGATGTCAGTGAACACACGGGGAAGGCTGGTGGCAACGGAGTTTTTGAAGCAATTTGTATAA
- the LOC107422420 gene encoding actin-related protein 2/3 complex subunit 4 isoform X1, translating into MATSLRLYLTCIRNTLEAAMCLQNFPCQEVERHNKPEVELKTSPELLLNPVVICRNEAEKCLIETSINSLRISLKVKQADELENILTKKFLRFLSMRAEAFQVLRRKPVQGYDISFLITNYHCEDMHKHKLIDFIVQFMEDIDKEISELKMSVNTRGRLVATEFLKQFV; encoded by the exons ATG GCAACCTCATTGCGGTTGTACTTGACTTGCATACGAAACACTCTAGAGGCTGCAATGTGTCTGCAG AACTTTCCTTGTCAAGAAGTTGAAAGGCATAACAAGCCGGAGGTTGAGCTCAA GACCAGCCCAGAACTTCTACTAAATCCT GTTGTGATTTGTCGAAATGAGGCTGAAAAATGCTTAATAGAGACTTCCATTAATTCCCTGCGCATAAGCCTCAAG GTAAAGCAGGCAGATGAGCTTGAAAACATACTAACTAAAAAATTTCTTAGATTTTTATCGATGAGAGCAGAAGCATTTCAAGTATTGAGGAGAAAGCCTGTACAG GGTTATGACATTAGCTTTCTTATAACAAACTACCACTGCGAGGACATGCACAAACACAAGCTCATTGATTTTATAGTACAGTTCATGGAG GACATTGATAAAGAGATTAGTGAACTGAAGATGTCAGTGAACACACGGGGAAGGCTGGTGGCAACGGAGTTTTTGAAGCAATTTGTATAA
- the LOC107422434 gene encoding glutamate receptor 1.2: protein METRNWEKNSHIIAVLFTVIFSSLIVQCVADDFNNITHHKDEVHVGVVLDMGSKEGKIVHSCISMAVSDFYQLHNNYTTRLLLHARDSKGKPLHALSAAFDLLDNIKVEAIIGAQTRREAKFLAELGDKTEVPVISLSEPSSYLRSNKHPFFIQSTQDVESCQFKGISDMINTFKWRDIILIYEDTDFARDIIPYMVDSFHENDINVTYKSAISDSYTDDNVVEELYKLMDFQTKVFVVHMSEAPVSKLLINAKKVGMMSDGYAWFVTASTMNLVSSVDSSVIGSMQGLVGFKSYIPATKDLQNLALRLRRKFSIELSVYGIWAYDSIWALAEAVERARDYNKLVSGIKNGSLLVEEILRSRFLGLSGNFQFINGKLTSNLFEVVNVKSKGKTRRVGFWNCSTEEANRRRHISSAHDLKEPIIWPGGSLTGPRGQVMSSTSKMKLRIGVPGHNKFKGFVDLIKDPQTNLTVFSGFCIEAFILAIRKLPYPVEVEFIPYGGTYNDLVYQVYLGNFDGAVGDISITWERSLYVDFTISHTNSGSIAMVVPNQGSKRSMWIFLRPLAVDLWITTTGFFILTGFVVWIIEHPINQEFQGSSSQQIGTVLWFTFSTLVFAHREKLLNSLSKFVVIVWVFVVLILTNSYTATLTSMMTVQQIQLNPKGNYLGYQLDSPIQASIFSLNFEGFKPYSSLEEYAEALSKGSKHGGVSAIVDEIPYIKKFVAKYPGDYTVKTVPMSNTNGFGYAFQKGSSLVQDISKELSKLKEAGELAVLEKKWTCSRAYSEEALLTPSDDSANDPHVLRLDCFRGLFLISGISSALALLLFFSLAIKEKMEFLKYRNIVQLMALLQSVRKYLSNNVSDGNNYTST, encoded by the exons ATGGAGACTAGAAACTGGgaaaaaaattctcatattaTTGCCGTTTTATTTACTGTAATTTTCTCTAGCCTTATTGTTCAATGTGTTGCCGATGATTTTAACAATATTACTCATCATAAGGATGAGGTCCATGTGGGGGTGGTTCTGGATATGGGATCAAAGGAGGGGAAGATTGTTCACAGTTGCATTTCCATGGCAGTTTCAGATTTCTACCAGTTGCACAATAACTACACCACAAGATTACTTCTTCATGCAAGAGATTCTAAAGGAAAACCTCTCCATGCTCTGTCTGCTG CTTTTGATCTCTTGGATAACATCAAAGTAGAAGCAATCATCGGGGCACAAACTAGAAGGGAAGCAAAATTCTTGGCAGAGTTAGGAGACAAAACAGAAGTTCCTGTAATTTCTCTTTCTGAACCAAGTTCTTATCTTCGCTCTAACAAGCATCCCTTCTTTATTCAGAGCACACAGGACGTTGAAAGTTGTCAATTTAAAGGTATTTCTGACATGATTAATACTTTCAAATGGAGGGATATCATACTTATTTATGAGGACACAGATTTTGCGAGAGATATCATACCATATATGGTTGATTCATTTCATGAAAATGATATTAATGTGACATATAAGTCTGCCATTTCTGACTCATACACAGATGATAATGTTGTCGAAGAGCTCTACAAACTTATGGACTTTCAAACTAAGGTGTTTGTCGTGCATATGTCAGAAGCTCCCGTGTCCAAACTTCTCATCAATGCAAAAAAGGTAGGAATGATGAGTGATGGGTATGCTTGGTTTGTGACAGCATCTACTATGAACCTCGTGAGTTCTGTAGACTCATCTGTAATAGGTTCCATGCAAGGTTTAGTAGGTTTCAAGTCTTATATTCCTGCAACAAAAGATCTTCAGAATTTGGCTTTAAGACTCAGAAGGAAGTTTTCCATTGAGTTAAGTGTCTATGGCATTTGGGCATATGATTCAATTTGGGCTCTAGCAGAAGCAGTTGAGAGGGCAAGGGATTATAATAAACTCGTTTCAGGCATAAAAAATGGTTCACTTCTTGTGGAGGAGATTTTGAGAAGCAGATTTTTGGGTTTAAGTGGTAACTTTCAGTTTATAAATGGAAAACTAACCTCTAACTTATTCGAAGTAGTAAATGTGAAAAGTAAAGGGAAAACTAGAAGGGTGGGATTTTGGAATTGTAGCACAGAAGAAGCAAATAGGAGAAGACATATATCATCTGCTCATGATCTTAAAGAGCCAATCATATGGCCTGGAGGATCATTAACAGGTCCTAGAGGTCAAGTCATGAGTAGTACGAGCAAAATGAAGCTGAGAATTGGCGTTCCAGGCCATAATAAGTTTAAAGGATTTGTTGACTTGATTAAAGATCCTCAAACAAATTTGACAGTGTTCAGTGGCTTCTGCATAGAGGCATTCATACTTGCCATTAGAAAATTACCTTATCCAGTAGAAGTTGAATTCATCCCATATGGAGGAACATATAATGATCTTGTTTATCAGGTCTATCTTGGg AACTTTGATGGGGCTGTGGGCGATATATCGATCACATGGGAGAGATCCTTATATGTTGATTTTACAATATCACATACCAACTCAGGTTCTATTGCTATGGTGGTGCCAAACCAGGGCAGCAAAAGAAGCATGTGGATTTTCTTGAGACCTCTTGCAGTAGATCTTTGGATAACAACAACAGGTTTCTTTATCTTGACTGGTTTTGTGGTGTGGATAATTGAGCATCCGATCAACCAAGAGTTCCAAGGCTCATCATCCCAACAAATTGGGACAGTGTTATGGTTCACCTTTTCGACCCTCGTTTTTGCTCATA GGGAGAAGTTATTAAACAGCTTATCAAAGTTTGTAGTGATTGTGTGGGTGTTCGTAGTGCTTATATTGACTAACAGTTATACTGCAACATTAACTTCAATGATGACAGTTCaacaaattcaattaaatcCAAAGGGAAATTATTTAGGATATCAATTGGATTCACCGATTCAAGCttctatttttagtttaaattttgaagGATTCAAGCCATATAGCTCACTTGAAGAATATGCAGAAGCTTTATCCAAAGGTAGCAAACATGGTGGTGTTTCAGCTATAGTTGATGAAATTCCATACATCAAGAAATTTGTTGCCAAGTATCCTGGTGATTACACGGTGAAGACTGTGCCCATGTCTAATACGAATGGTTTTGGCTAT GCTTTTCAGAAAGGTTCATCTTTGGTCCAAGACATTTCAAAGGAACTTTCAAAACTAAAGGAAGCAGGAGAGTTAGCAGTTCTAGAAAAGAAATGGACTTGTTCCAGAGCTTACAGCGAAGAAGCTTTATTAACTCCATCTGACGATTCTGCAAATGACCCTCATGTTCTTAGACTTGATTGCTTTCGTGGTTTATTCCTTATTAGTGGAATTTCTTCAGCTTTAGCTCTTCTCTTATTCTTTTCTTTGGCCATTAAAGAAAAGATGGAGTTTCTCAAGTATCGTAATATTGTACAGCTTATGGCACTCTTGCAGAGTGTGAGAAAGTACCTCTCCAATAACGTTTCTGATGGAAACAACTATACCAGTACATGA